In Paralichthys olivaceus isolate ysfri-2021 chromosome 13, ASM2471397v2, whole genome shotgun sequence, the following are encoded in one genomic region:
- the ccdc106a gene encoding coiled-coil domain-containing protein 106a isoform X2: MENGNRTDAASTSKSHAGSLHLQTPKNEDAYEIAIPYEESNFEQQGFFSQNDQNFDDSPPSAGPSPVNNSYMVITNLRTQLQISLEKNSWLQKRIEDLEEERDFLRCQLDRFIFSTKSQGQEHSQSQYSNGYESRRFNWRVRREEDRPAEQQKSAAEHFPSRQFIQRRPGAPTMVPSKNHVSNPLTNQLASMNALFSSTQSQALLQSHSHSTTSTTAGGSSGNSNSGTRSSMNEMSGHGNVGPDSLSLLGESEEYLDQEGYLEEEEMISGEDVMPDSLNSNRHQLKRRRVFRAPRERQRVKDAAGVLFRYKKILLTYQRLKNMSKAFQIHGVDRNTVASTTPIAELLLVAPEKVAEVGEFDPSKEKLLDYARRCYTALDEETLSRVQALKKNNLLLPISYRFRH, from the exons ATGGAGAACGGAAACAGGACTGATGCTGCTTCCACATCCAAGAGCCACGCAGGCTCACTCCACCTGCAGA CTCCAAAAAATGAGGATGCTTATGAAATTGCCATCCCCTATGAGGAGAGCAACTTTGAGCAGCAAGGATTTTTCAGCCAGAATGATCAGAATTTTGATG ATTCGCCCCCATCTGCTGGTCCGTCTCCAGTCAACAACTCATACATGGTTATCACCAACCTGCGCACCCAGCTGCAGATTTCTCTGGAGAAAAACTCTTGGCTTCAGAAAAGAATTGAGGAcctggaagaggagagagacttTCTCCGGTGCCAGCTGGACCGCTTCATCTTTTCCACAAAGAGCCAGGGACAGGAACACAGCCAGAGCCAGTACAGTAACG GTTATGAATCCAGGCGATTCAACTGGAGGGTAAGACGAGAGGAGGATCGTCCTGCTG AGCAACAGAAGTCGGCTGCAGAGCATTTCCCCTCACGTCAGTTCATCCAACGAAGGCCTGGTGCTCCAACTATGGTGCCTTCCAAAAACCACGTCTCCAATCCACTAACCAATCAGCTTGCCTCTATGAATGCTTTGTTCAGCTCTACACAATCACAGGCCCTCTTGCAAAGCCATAGCCACAGCACTACCAGTACGACAGCCGGTGGCAGCAGTGGCAACAGCAACAGTGGGACGAGGTCATCCATGAATGAAATGAGCGGACATGGCAACGTAGGTCCAG atTCGCTTTCACTTCTGGGGGAATCTGAGGAGTACTTGGACCAAGAAGGGTACCTTGAGGAGGAAGAAATGATATCAGGGGAAGATGTAATGCCAGATAGCCTTAACAGCAACAGACACCAGTTAAAGAGAAGGCGAGTCTTCCGAGCTCCTAGAGAGCGACAGAGAG TGAAAGATGCTGCAGGAGTGCTGTTTCGCTACAAGAAAATCCTGCTTACATACCAGCGTCTGAAAAATATGTCCAAAGCCTTCCAAATCCATGGTGTGGACCGCAACACGGTGGCTTCTACTACACCCATAGCTGAGCTCTTATTAGTGGCCCCAGAGAAGGTGGCAGAGGTGGGCGAGTTTGACCCGTCCAAGGAGAAGCTGCTGGATTACGCCCGGCGCTGCTATACTGCCCTGGATGAGGAGACACTCAGCAGAGTGCAGGCCTTGAAGAAGAATAACCTGCTCTTGCCCATCTCCTACAGGTTCAGACACTGA
- the LOC109633351 gene encoding transmembrane protein 238-like: MAPKYDGLSHCKLALVFAVLMDLLGVISLLLGVFAPLEIHGQDFGDLLVYSGALLVLLSLAGWVMWYSGNIEGLTSKKELGGTVGGAVDRLARSLSRRIRLPRTRSSPT; the protein is encoded by the coding sequence ATGGCACCCAAGTATGATGGGTTGTCCCACTGTAAGCTGGCCCTGGTGTTTGCTGTGCTGATGGACCTGTTGGGGGTGATATCCCTGCTGCTGGGGGTCTTTGCCCCACTGGAGATCCATGGGCAAGACTTTGGGGATCTGCTGGTGTACTCGGGAGCACTGCTGGTGCTACTGTCCCTGGCAGGCTGGGTCATGTGGTACAGTGGCAACATTGAGGGTCTGACCTCCAAAAAGGAGTTGGGAGGAACCGTGGGTGGAGCAGTGGACCGCCTCGCCCGCTCCCTGAGTCGCAGGATACGGCTGCCAAGGACTCGCAGCAGCCCAACATAA
- the u2af2a gene encoding U2 small nuclear RNA auxiliary factor 2a isoform X2: MSDFDEFERQLSENKQAERDKENRHHRRSSSRSRSRERKRRSRDRDRRSRDRRGDSKERRHRRSSPTSYPQDNAGSRSPHREKKKKVKKYWDVPPPGFEHITPMQYKAMQAAGQIPATALLPTMTPDGLAVTPTPVPVVGSQMTRQARRLYVGNIPFGITEESMMDFFNAQMRLGGLTQAPGNPVLAVQINQDKNFAFLEFRSVDETTQAMAFDGIIFQGQSLKIRRPHDYQPLPGMSENPSVYVPGVVSTVVPDSAHKLFIGGLPNYLNDDQVKELLTSFGPLKAFNLVKDSATGLSKGYAFCEYVDVNLNDQAIAGLNGMQLGDKKLLVQRASVGSKNATLTSMNQTPVTLQVPGLNSSVTQMGGLPTEVLCLMNMVAPEELIDDEEYEEIVEDVRDECSKYGQVKSIEIPRPVDGLDVPGTGKIFVEFTSVFDSQKAMQGLTGRKFANRVVVTKYCDPDAYHRRDFW, from the exons ATGTCGGACTTCGACGAATTCGAGAGGCAGCTCTCCGAGAACAAACAAG CTGAAAGGGACAAAGAGAACCGCCACCACCGCCGGTCCTCCTCCCGCAGccgcagcagagagaggaaaaggaggagcagagacagggacagacgCAGCAGGGACCGTCGTGGGGACAGTAAGGAGCGCAGGCACAGACGCAG CTCACCAACCAGCTACCCCCAGGACAATGCTGGAAG CCGTTCTCCACACcgtgagaagaagaagaaggtgaagaAGTACTGGGATGTTCCTCCACCTGGTTTTGAACACATCACTCCCATGCAGTACAAAGCCATGCAAG CTGCAGGCCAGATCCCTGCCACAGCCCTCCTGCCAACCATGACTCCAGATGGCCTGGCTGTTACTCCCACCCCAGTACCTGTAGTGGGCAGCCAGATGACCCGGCAGGCCCGCCGGCTGTATGTGGGCAACATCCCCTTTGGTATCACAGAG GAATCCATGATGGACTTCTTCAATGCCCAGATGCGTTTGGGTGGTCTAACTCAGGCCCCTGGAAACCCTGTCCTTGCAGTACAGATCAACCAGGATAAGAATTTTGCCTTCCTTGAG TTTCGTTCAGTGGATGAAACAACACAGGCCATGGCCTTTGATGGAATCATCTTTCAAGGCCAGAGCCTCAAAATTCGCCGTCCCCATGATTACCAACCTCTGCCGGGCATGAGCGAGAATCCCAGTGTCTATGTGCCTG GTGTGGTGTCCACAGTGGTGCCTGACTCTGCTCACAAGCTCTTCATTGGTGGCTTGCCCAACTACCTGAATGATGACCAG GTGAAGGAGCTGTTGACGTCATTTGGTCCTCTGAAGGCTTTCAACCTGGTGAAGGACAGTGCCACAGGCTTATCTAAAGGATATGCTTTCTGTGAATATGTTGATGTCAACCTTAATGACCAG GCTATTGCTGGGCTGAATGGCATGCAGCTGGGAGACAAGAAGCTCCTGGTGCAAAGAGCAAGTGTGGGATCCAAGAACGCCACTCTG ACAAGTATGAACCAGACCCCCGTGACGCTGCAGGTGCCGGGTCTAAACAGCTCTGTTACTCAGATGGGCGGCCTGCCCACTGAGGTGCTGTGTCTGATGAACATGGTTGCCCCCGAAGAGCTGATTGATGATGAGGAATATGAGGAGATCGTGGAGGACGTCAGGGACGAGTGCAGCAAGTATGGCCAAGTCAAGAGCATCGAGATTCCTCGACCTGTGGACGGCCTGGATGTGCCTGGGACTGGAAAG ATCTTTGTGGAATTCACATCAGTCTTTGACTCCCAGAAGGCCATGCAGGGGTTGACAGGACGGAAGTTTGCCAACAGGGTGGTGGTGACCAAATACTGCGATCCAGACGCTTATCACCGCCGAGACTTCTGGTAG
- the ccdc106a gene encoding coiled-coil domain-containing protein 106a isoform X1 translates to MENGNRTDAASTSKSHAGSLHLQTPKNEDAYEIAIPYEESNFEQQGFFSQNDQNFDDSPPSAGPSPVNNSYMVITNLRTQLQISLEKNSWLQKRIEDLEEERDFLRCQLDRFIFSTKSQGQEHSQSQYSNGYESRRFNWRVRREEDRPAGKEQQKSAAEHFPSRQFIQRRPGAPTMVPSKNHVSNPLTNQLASMNALFSSTQSQALLQSHSHSTTSTTAGGSSGNSNSGTRSSMNEMSGHGNVGPDSLSLLGESEEYLDQEGYLEEEEMISGEDVMPDSLNSNRHQLKRRRVFRAPRERQRVKDAAGVLFRYKKILLTYQRLKNMSKAFQIHGVDRNTVASTTPIAELLLVAPEKVAEVGEFDPSKEKLLDYARRCYTALDEETLSRVQALKKNNLLLPISYRFRH, encoded by the exons ATGGAGAACGGAAACAGGACTGATGCTGCTTCCACATCCAAGAGCCACGCAGGCTCACTCCACCTGCAGA CTCCAAAAAATGAGGATGCTTATGAAATTGCCATCCCCTATGAGGAGAGCAACTTTGAGCAGCAAGGATTTTTCAGCCAGAATGATCAGAATTTTGATG ATTCGCCCCCATCTGCTGGTCCGTCTCCAGTCAACAACTCATACATGGTTATCACCAACCTGCGCACCCAGCTGCAGATTTCTCTGGAGAAAAACTCTTGGCTTCAGAAAAGAATTGAGGAcctggaagaggagagagacttTCTCCGGTGCCAGCTGGACCGCTTCATCTTTTCCACAAAGAGCCAGGGACAGGAACACAGCCAGAGCCAGTACAGTAACG GTTATGAATCCAGGCGATTCAACTGGAGGGTAAGACGAGAGGAGGATCGTCCTGCTGGTAAAG AGCAACAGAAGTCGGCTGCAGAGCATTTCCCCTCACGTCAGTTCATCCAACGAAGGCCTGGTGCTCCAACTATGGTGCCTTCCAAAAACCACGTCTCCAATCCACTAACCAATCAGCTTGCCTCTATGAATGCTTTGTTCAGCTCTACACAATCACAGGCCCTCTTGCAAAGCCATAGCCACAGCACTACCAGTACGACAGCCGGTGGCAGCAGTGGCAACAGCAACAGTGGGACGAGGTCATCCATGAATGAAATGAGCGGACATGGCAACGTAGGTCCAG atTCGCTTTCACTTCTGGGGGAATCTGAGGAGTACTTGGACCAAGAAGGGTACCTTGAGGAGGAAGAAATGATATCAGGGGAAGATGTAATGCCAGATAGCCTTAACAGCAACAGACACCAGTTAAAGAGAAGGCGAGTCTTCCGAGCTCCTAGAGAGCGACAGAGAG TGAAAGATGCTGCAGGAGTGCTGTTTCGCTACAAGAAAATCCTGCTTACATACCAGCGTCTGAAAAATATGTCCAAAGCCTTCCAAATCCATGGTGTGGACCGCAACACGGTGGCTTCTACTACACCCATAGCTGAGCTCTTATTAGTGGCCCCAGAGAAGGTGGCAGAGGTGGGCGAGTTTGACCCGTCCAAGGAGAAGCTGCTGGATTACGCCCGGCGCTGCTATACTGCCCTGGATGAGGAGACACTCAGCAGAGTGCAGGCCTTGAAGAAGAATAACCTGCTCTTGCCCATCTCCTACAGGTTCAGACACTGA
- the u2af2a gene encoding U2 small nuclear RNA auxiliary factor 2a isoform X1 has product MSDFDEFERQLSENKQAERDKENRHHRRSSSRSRSRERKRRSRDRDRRSRDRRGDSKERRHRRSSPTSYPQDNAGSRSPHREKKKKVKKYWDVPPPGFEHITPMQYKAMQAAGQIPATALLPTMTPDGLAVTPTPVPVVGSQMTRQARRLYVGNIPFGITEESMMDFFNAQMRLGGLTQAPGNPVLAVQINQDKNFAFLEFRSVDETTQAMAFDGIIFQGQSLKIRRPHDYQPLPGMSENPSVYVPGTQTINGVVSTVVPDSAHKLFIGGLPNYLNDDQVKELLTSFGPLKAFNLVKDSATGLSKGYAFCEYVDVNLNDQAIAGLNGMQLGDKKLLVQRASVGSKNATLTSMNQTPVTLQVPGLNSSVTQMGGLPTEVLCLMNMVAPEELIDDEEYEEIVEDVRDECSKYGQVKSIEIPRPVDGLDVPGTGKIFVEFTSVFDSQKAMQGLTGRKFANRVVVTKYCDPDAYHRRDFW; this is encoded by the exons ATGTCGGACTTCGACGAATTCGAGAGGCAGCTCTCCGAGAACAAACAAG CTGAAAGGGACAAAGAGAACCGCCACCACCGCCGGTCCTCCTCCCGCAGccgcagcagagagaggaaaaggaggagcagagacagggacagacgCAGCAGGGACCGTCGTGGGGACAGTAAGGAGCGCAGGCACAGACGCAG CTCACCAACCAGCTACCCCCAGGACAATGCTGGAAG CCGTTCTCCACACcgtgagaagaagaagaaggtgaagaAGTACTGGGATGTTCCTCCACCTGGTTTTGAACACATCACTCCCATGCAGTACAAAGCCATGCAAG CTGCAGGCCAGATCCCTGCCACAGCCCTCCTGCCAACCATGACTCCAGATGGCCTGGCTGTTACTCCCACCCCAGTACCTGTAGTGGGCAGCCAGATGACCCGGCAGGCCCGCCGGCTGTATGTGGGCAACATCCCCTTTGGTATCACAGAG GAATCCATGATGGACTTCTTCAATGCCCAGATGCGTTTGGGTGGTCTAACTCAGGCCCCTGGAAACCCTGTCCTTGCAGTACAGATCAACCAGGATAAGAATTTTGCCTTCCTTGAG TTTCGTTCAGTGGATGAAACAACACAGGCCATGGCCTTTGATGGAATCATCTTTCAAGGCCAGAGCCTCAAAATTCGCCGTCCCCATGATTACCAACCTCTGCCGGGCATGAGCGAGAATCCCAGTGTCTATGTGCCTGGTACACAGACAATTAATG GTGTGGTGTCCACAGTGGTGCCTGACTCTGCTCACAAGCTCTTCATTGGTGGCTTGCCCAACTACCTGAATGATGACCAG GTGAAGGAGCTGTTGACGTCATTTGGTCCTCTGAAGGCTTTCAACCTGGTGAAGGACAGTGCCACAGGCTTATCTAAAGGATATGCTTTCTGTGAATATGTTGATGTCAACCTTAATGACCAG GCTATTGCTGGGCTGAATGGCATGCAGCTGGGAGACAAGAAGCTCCTGGTGCAAAGAGCAAGTGTGGGATCCAAGAACGCCACTCTG ACAAGTATGAACCAGACCCCCGTGACGCTGCAGGTGCCGGGTCTAAACAGCTCTGTTACTCAGATGGGCGGCCTGCCCACTGAGGTGCTGTGTCTGATGAACATGGTTGCCCCCGAAGAGCTGATTGATGATGAGGAATATGAGGAGATCGTGGAGGACGTCAGGGACGAGTGCAGCAAGTATGGCCAAGTCAAGAGCATCGAGATTCCTCGACCTGTGGACGGCCTGGATGTGCCTGGGACTGGAAAG ATCTTTGTGGAATTCACATCAGTCTTTGACTCCCAGAAGGCCATGCAGGGGTTGACAGGACGGAAGTTTGCCAACAGGGTGGTGGTGACCAAATACTGCGATCCAGACGCTTATCACCGCCGAGACTTCTGGTAG
- the u2af2a gene encoding U2 small nuclear RNA auxiliary factor 2a isoform X3 yields MSDFDEFERQLSENKQAERDKENRHHRRSSSRSRSRERKRRSRDRDRRSRDRRGDSKERRHRRSRSPHREKKKKVKKYWDVPPPGFEHITPMQYKAMQAAGQIPATALLPTMTPDGLAVTPTPVPVVGSQMTRQARRLYVGNIPFGITEESMMDFFNAQMRLGGLTQAPGNPVLAVQINQDKNFAFLEFRSVDETTQAMAFDGIIFQGQSLKIRRPHDYQPLPGMSENPSVYVPGTQTINGVVSTVVPDSAHKLFIGGLPNYLNDDQVKELLTSFGPLKAFNLVKDSATGLSKGYAFCEYVDVNLNDQAIAGLNGMQLGDKKLLVQRASVGSKNATLTSMNQTPVTLQVPGLNSSVTQMGGLPTEVLCLMNMVAPEELIDDEEYEEIVEDVRDECSKYGQVKSIEIPRPVDGLDVPGTGKIFVEFTSVFDSQKAMQGLTGRKFANRVVVTKYCDPDAYHRRDFW; encoded by the exons ATGTCGGACTTCGACGAATTCGAGAGGCAGCTCTCCGAGAACAAACAAG CTGAAAGGGACAAAGAGAACCGCCACCACCGCCGGTCCTCCTCCCGCAGccgcagcagagagaggaaaaggaggagcagagacagggacagacgCAGCAGGGACCGTCGTGGGGACAGTAAGGAGCGCAGGCACAGACGCAG CCGTTCTCCACACcgtgagaagaagaagaaggtgaagaAGTACTGGGATGTTCCTCCACCTGGTTTTGAACACATCACTCCCATGCAGTACAAAGCCATGCAAG CTGCAGGCCAGATCCCTGCCACAGCCCTCCTGCCAACCATGACTCCAGATGGCCTGGCTGTTACTCCCACCCCAGTACCTGTAGTGGGCAGCCAGATGACCCGGCAGGCCCGCCGGCTGTATGTGGGCAACATCCCCTTTGGTATCACAGAG GAATCCATGATGGACTTCTTCAATGCCCAGATGCGTTTGGGTGGTCTAACTCAGGCCCCTGGAAACCCTGTCCTTGCAGTACAGATCAACCAGGATAAGAATTTTGCCTTCCTTGAG TTTCGTTCAGTGGATGAAACAACACAGGCCATGGCCTTTGATGGAATCATCTTTCAAGGCCAGAGCCTCAAAATTCGCCGTCCCCATGATTACCAACCTCTGCCGGGCATGAGCGAGAATCCCAGTGTCTATGTGCCTGGTACACAGACAATTAATG GTGTGGTGTCCACAGTGGTGCCTGACTCTGCTCACAAGCTCTTCATTGGTGGCTTGCCCAACTACCTGAATGATGACCAG GTGAAGGAGCTGTTGACGTCATTTGGTCCTCTGAAGGCTTTCAACCTGGTGAAGGACAGTGCCACAGGCTTATCTAAAGGATATGCTTTCTGTGAATATGTTGATGTCAACCTTAATGACCAG GCTATTGCTGGGCTGAATGGCATGCAGCTGGGAGACAAGAAGCTCCTGGTGCAAAGAGCAAGTGTGGGATCCAAGAACGCCACTCTG ACAAGTATGAACCAGACCCCCGTGACGCTGCAGGTGCCGGGTCTAAACAGCTCTGTTACTCAGATGGGCGGCCTGCCCACTGAGGTGCTGTGTCTGATGAACATGGTTGCCCCCGAAGAGCTGATTGATGATGAGGAATATGAGGAGATCGTGGAGGACGTCAGGGACGAGTGCAGCAAGTATGGCCAAGTCAAGAGCATCGAGATTCCTCGACCTGTGGACGGCCTGGATGTGCCTGGGACTGGAAAG ATCTTTGTGGAATTCACATCAGTCTTTGACTCCCAGAAGGCCATGCAGGGGTTGACAGGACGGAAGTTTGCCAACAGGGTGGTGGTGACCAAATACTGCGATCCAGACGCTTATCACCGCCGAGACTTCTGGTAG
- the u2af2a gene encoding U2 small nuclear RNA auxiliary factor 2a isoform X4: protein MSDFDEFERQLSENKQAERDKENRHHRRSSSRSRSRERKRRSRDRDRRSRDRRGDSKERRHRRSRSPHREKKKKVKKYWDVPPPGFEHITPMQYKAMQAAGQIPATALLPTMTPDGLAVTPTPVPVVGSQMTRQARRLYVGNIPFGITEESMMDFFNAQMRLGGLTQAPGNPVLAVQINQDKNFAFLEFRSVDETTQAMAFDGIIFQGQSLKIRRPHDYQPLPGMSENPSVYVPGVVSTVVPDSAHKLFIGGLPNYLNDDQVKELLTSFGPLKAFNLVKDSATGLSKGYAFCEYVDVNLNDQAIAGLNGMQLGDKKLLVQRASVGSKNATLTSMNQTPVTLQVPGLNSSVTQMGGLPTEVLCLMNMVAPEELIDDEEYEEIVEDVRDECSKYGQVKSIEIPRPVDGLDVPGTGKIFVEFTSVFDSQKAMQGLTGRKFANRVVVTKYCDPDAYHRRDFW from the exons ATGTCGGACTTCGACGAATTCGAGAGGCAGCTCTCCGAGAACAAACAAG CTGAAAGGGACAAAGAGAACCGCCACCACCGCCGGTCCTCCTCCCGCAGccgcagcagagagaggaaaaggaggagcagagacagggacagacgCAGCAGGGACCGTCGTGGGGACAGTAAGGAGCGCAGGCACAGACGCAG CCGTTCTCCACACcgtgagaagaagaagaaggtgaagaAGTACTGGGATGTTCCTCCACCTGGTTTTGAACACATCACTCCCATGCAGTACAAAGCCATGCAAG CTGCAGGCCAGATCCCTGCCACAGCCCTCCTGCCAACCATGACTCCAGATGGCCTGGCTGTTACTCCCACCCCAGTACCTGTAGTGGGCAGCCAGATGACCCGGCAGGCCCGCCGGCTGTATGTGGGCAACATCCCCTTTGGTATCACAGAG GAATCCATGATGGACTTCTTCAATGCCCAGATGCGTTTGGGTGGTCTAACTCAGGCCCCTGGAAACCCTGTCCTTGCAGTACAGATCAACCAGGATAAGAATTTTGCCTTCCTTGAG TTTCGTTCAGTGGATGAAACAACACAGGCCATGGCCTTTGATGGAATCATCTTTCAAGGCCAGAGCCTCAAAATTCGCCGTCCCCATGATTACCAACCTCTGCCGGGCATGAGCGAGAATCCCAGTGTCTATGTGCCTG GTGTGGTGTCCACAGTGGTGCCTGACTCTGCTCACAAGCTCTTCATTGGTGGCTTGCCCAACTACCTGAATGATGACCAG GTGAAGGAGCTGTTGACGTCATTTGGTCCTCTGAAGGCTTTCAACCTGGTGAAGGACAGTGCCACAGGCTTATCTAAAGGATATGCTTTCTGTGAATATGTTGATGTCAACCTTAATGACCAG GCTATTGCTGGGCTGAATGGCATGCAGCTGGGAGACAAGAAGCTCCTGGTGCAAAGAGCAAGTGTGGGATCCAAGAACGCCACTCTG ACAAGTATGAACCAGACCCCCGTGACGCTGCAGGTGCCGGGTCTAAACAGCTCTGTTACTCAGATGGGCGGCCTGCCCACTGAGGTGCTGTGTCTGATGAACATGGTTGCCCCCGAAGAGCTGATTGATGATGAGGAATATGAGGAGATCGTGGAGGACGTCAGGGACGAGTGCAGCAAGTATGGCCAAGTCAAGAGCATCGAGATTCCTCGACCTGTGGACGGCCTGGATGTGCCTGGGACTGGAAAG ATCTTTGTGGAATTCACATCAGTCTTTGACTCCCAGAAGGCCATGCAGGGGTTGACAGGACGGAAGTTTGCCAACAGGGTGGTGGTGACCAAATACTGCGATCCAGACGCTTATCACCGCCGAGACTTCTGGTAG